Genomic segment of Paenibacillus sp. FSL R5-0912:
TTATGTTCGTGAACAGCGGTTCTGAGTTGCTGAATGCTGCATAGAAGGTACAATATAAGATAGTAAGTATATGCGAACAGGAAGGAATATCACACGGATTTCAGAGTAATACCGGTATGGTCCATTTCATGCAGTTCGGACATCTTAAATCACTAAGAGATCGGCACTTCAGGTGCTGATGGCTAAGTAGATGGCTTGAATGCGGAAATGGGCTTTTTTTACCCTAAATAATGTTTGAATTTAAACTATGCAAATTAGATGGATGGAGGATGAGCCATTGAATACACCTGCGGATATTGTGACACTGGAACAGATCAACAGCATGGAACAACCGGAATTTGTAGAGAGCCTTGGTGGTATATTCGAACATTCGCCCTGGGTTGCGGAAGGCGCCTACAGTGAGCGTCCGTTTGAATCGGTGCAGCAGTTGCATGACACTATGGTGGAAACGGCACGGAAGGCGGATCGTAGCCAGGTACTTGCGCTGCTCCGAGCCCACCCTGATCTGGCAACAAGGCTGCAGGTCACTCCGCTATCGGCGGCAGAGCAGCACGGGGCCGGGCTGGACCGGCTGACACCGGAGGAATTCAAGCAGCTTACGAAGCTGAATGCCGCCTATACTGATAAATTCCAGTTCCCGTTCATTCTGGCTGTGCGCGGCAAAAATAAAGATGACATCATTAAGGCCATCCGTGAGCGGGTGGACCGAAGCTTGCAGGAAGAATGGGATCAGGCGCTGCAGGAAATCGGCAAGATTACCCGTTTCCGGCTGGAGGATCTGCTGGCGGAGGAATAGGGTACAATGCAAGTGGCCTCATCCGATCCGCACA
This window contains:
- the uraD gene encoding 2-oxo-4-hydroxy-4-carboxy-5-ureidoimidazoline decarboxylase, coding for MNTPADIVTLEQINSMEQPEFVESLGGIFEHSPWVAEGAYSERPFESVQQLHDTMVETARKADRSQVLALLRAHPDLATRLQVTPLSAAEQHGAGLDRLTPEEFKQLTKLNAAYTDKFQFPFILAVRGKNKDDIIKAIRERVDRSLQEEWDQALQEIGKITRFRLEDLLAEE